TCGGGCGCAGGCTGCAGGACGCAAACCTCTTCAGTTTCAACTTCGAGTCCGAGTTTATGGTGGAGTCGTACCTGCACCACCAGGGAATAAAGTTCGTAAACCGCTTCGACGCGAACTCGTACCTGTATATCACCAAGGCGATGGATTACTTCGACCTCAAGGCCGATTACGGCAGTCTCGGCGCGGCTTTCGAGAACGTGAAGGCCGATTTTCTCATCATAAGCTACACTTCCGACTGGCTATACCCGAGCGAGCAATCGAGGGAGATCGTTCGGGCCCTTCGCGCCTGCGGCAAACATGTCGGCTATACCGAGATCGAATCGGACACCGGGCACGACACCTTTCTGCTCGACGACAAGCAGACACAGCGCAATATCGCGAATTTTTTGAGGAGCCAGTTTGAAAAGCACGGCTGATCATGGCGGTGAAATCCGCGCTGGGTATGACATTATAATCGAGGAGGTCCCCGCATATTCGCGCGTGCTCGACCTGGGCTGCGGCGACGGGGTTCTGCTCCACGCGCTCCAGCGCATCAAGAAGATAGACGGGTACGGCGTCGAACTTTCGGCCGAGGGGGTGAGCATGTGCCTGGAGAAGGGCCTGTACTGCTACCAGGGCGACATCGACGACGGCCTGGCCGATTACAAGAGCAACTCGTTCGATTACGTCATCCTCAACCAGACACTGCAGAGCACCAAGAAGCCGGAATACGTGCTGGCGGAGATCATGCGCATCGGAAAAAACGCGATCATAAGCTTTCCGAATTTCGGGTACTATCATATCCGCCTGCAGCTCCTCTGCAAAGGCACCATGCCGAGGAACAGGCTCCTGCCGTACGATTGGTACGAGTCGCCGAACATCCATCTTCTCACCATACGCGACTTTTTGAGCTACTGCCGCGCGCGCCATTATCCGGTCAAGAAACAGCGGCACTTCAATATTGGGAACGGAGGCGTATCGCTTTCAAGTGCCGTCGCGGCCAATCTTTTCGCGCAGTACGGCATGTTTGTCCTTGACGGCGAAAAATTTACCGGCGCTTTCTGATCGCAACCATGCCGCCATTCAGAGTGATATCGCGCTACAGGCCGTCCGGAGACCAGGAGCGGGCGATCGACCTCCTGTCGGAGGGTATTGGCGAGGGCATGAAGTACCAGACGCTCCTCGGCGTTACCGGCTCGGGAAAAACCTTCACCATGGCCAAGGTGATCGAGCGGGTAGGGAAGCCGGCGCTGGTGCTCACGCACAACAAGACACTCGCGGCCCAGCTTTACCGAGAATTCAAGGAGTTCTTCCCCCAGAACGCGGTCGAGTACTTCGTTTCGTACTATGACTACTACCAGCCTGAGGCATACGTGGCCTCGCGGGACCTTTATATAGAAAAAGACGCGTCTATCAACGACGAGATCGACCGCCTGCGCCTGAGGGCGACTTCGTCGATCCTGACCCGAAGCGATGTCATCGTGGTGTCCTCAGTCTCGTGTATATACGGTCTGGGAAGCCCGGATGACTTCGAAAAGCTGCACGTGCCCCTGCGCGTGGGTGATGATTTCGGACGCGACGAGCTGTTGCAGCGCCTCGTGGCCATACACTACACGCGTAACGACATCTCGTTCACCCGCGGCACCTTCAGGGTCCGGGGCGACATGGTTGAGATATACCCGGCCTACCTGCAGGAATCGGTCCGCGTGGAGTTTTTCGGGGACGAGATAGAGGCCATACACCGCACCGATCCGCTTACCGGCAAGAAGATCGAGAAGGTCGACAACACCTACATCTATCCCGCCAAGCACTTCGTCTCAACGGGCGATGAGATGACGGTCACGGTGAAGATGATCGAAGAGGAACTCGCCGGTCGTCTGGCGAGCCTCAAGTCCGAGGGCAGGCTCCTGGAGGCGCAGCGCCTGGAGAGCCGCACCCGCTACGACATGGAGATGCTCCTGGAGATGGGCTACTGTTCGGGCGTCGAGAACTACTCGCGCATCATCGGTCGCAGGGGAGCGGGCGAGCCTCCGCCAACGCTCCTGGATTATTTCAAGGGCAACTTCATTCTGTTTGTGGACGAGTCGCATGTCACCCTGCCCCAGGTGCGCGGCATGTTCGAGGGGGACCGTTCGCGGAAGACGAACCTCGTGGAATACGGGTTTCGCCTGCCGTCGGCGCTCGACAACCGGCCGCTTTATTTCGAGGAGTTCGAGCGCATAATCGACCGCGCCGTTTTCGTTTCGGCCACGCCCGCGGATTACGAACTCTCCGTAAGCTCGCGCATCGTGGAGCAGGTTATACGGCCGACCGGGCTCATCGATCCTGCGATCGAGGTGCGCCCGGCAAAAAATCAGGTCGACGACCTGATCGGCGAGGTGCGCATACGCGCGGAACGCAACGAGCGCGTGCTGGTGACGACGCTCACCAAGAAGATGAGCGAGGATCTCACCGCCTATCTCGAAAATGCAGGCATCCGCGCGAAGTACCTGCATTCCGAGATCGAAACCATCGAGCGAGTTGAAATAATACGTGACCTCAGGAAAGGCGAGTTCGACTGCCTGGTCGGTATAAACCTCCTGCGCGAGGGTCTGGACATCCCGGAGGTGTCGCTGGTGGCCATCCTCGACGCCGACAGGGAGGGCTTTCTGCGCTCGGCCCGCTCGCTCATCCAGACGGCGGGGCGCGCGGCGCGCAACCTTGGCGGCATGGTCATTATGTACGCTGAGAAGATAACTCCCTCAATGCAGACGGCGATCGACGAAACGAACCGCCGCCGGGAGATGCAGCACCGCTACAACGTCGAGCACAACATCACCCCCGCCTCCATTTCGAAGGAAATCCTCGATATCATCGAGCGGGAGTACCACAGCGACGACGAGTACGCCTCGTATGTCGCCGACTACAAAAACGCCTATCGCACCTTGGATCCGGGAACGCTCAAGGGTCTAATCGAAACCATCCGCACCGACATGCTTGAGGCGGCGTCGAACCTCGAGTTCGAGAAGGCCGCGGTGCTACGCGACCAGATGATGGAGGCCGAGAAGAAACTGATCCTGCTGGAGAAGGCAAAAAAATGATATCACTGCCGAACGAAAACGACATCCTCCCCATTATTGACGCCGCTCTGAAAGAGGACATAGGCGACGGTGACGTCACCTCTGAGGCGATATTTACGGGTGCGGATATCTCGACGGCAAGGGTGATCTCCAGGCAGGACGGGATATTTTGCGGCGGGGGAGTCGTTAAAATGGTGTATCGTCGCGTCGATCCTGACGTGCGGGTGTCGCTGGTGAAAAGCGACGGCGAACGGATCGCCCGCGGCGAGACGGCTTTCATGGTGTCGGGACGCACCGCAGCGGTCCTTACCGGCGAGCGGACCGCGCTCAACTTCGCGCAGCGCATGTCGGGGATCGCGACCGGGGCCGGCCGCGCGGTGAAGCTGGTTGCGGGGACGACCATTCGCATACTCGACACGAGAAAGACCGCGCCGGGGCTTCGCCTGCTCGACAAGTACGCGGTGGCGGCGGGGGGCGGCACCAACCATCGCATGGGCCTTTTCGATATGGTGATGATCAAGGACAACCACATACGGGCCGCGGGCGGCATCGCCGAGGCGGTGCGGCGCGTGCGTATGGCCCACGGTGCGCGCTTCAAGGTTGAGGTCGAGGTCACCACGACCTCCGAGGCGCGCGAGGCGGCCGACGCGGGCGCGGACATCATCATGCTCGACAACATGGAAAGGGAGCTCATGCGCGAGGCGATAGAGATAATCGGCGGCCGCTCGAAGATCGAGGTTTCGGGCAACATGGATGAGGGTCGCATACGCGAGACCGCGGAACTCGCGATCGATTTTATCTCGATCGGCGCGCTCACGCATTCGGTCAGGGCGTTCGACCTCTCGATGCGCTTCGAGTAGCGCCGGGCCTACTCCCTGCCGGGTTTCAGCGTCGTGTGGGCCGGGTAAAAACCGTATCGCCGGTAGAAGGGGAGCGCCTCCTCGTTCCCGGCCGCCACGACGATCGTGATCTCCGTCGTTTCCCCTGCCTTCAGCCATTCGATAGCTCGTCCCAACAGTCTGTCGCCCGTGCCGGAAAGCCGATACTCCTCCTCGATGAAAATCGAATCGACCTCGCCGTACCCGTTGCGGTCTATCGTGCTTATACAATA
This region of Spirochaetota bacterium genomic DNA includes:
- the metW gene encoding methionine biosynthesis protein MetW, encoding MKSTADHGGEIRAGYDIIIEEVPAYSRVLDLGCGDGVLLHALQRIKKIDGYGVELSAEGVSMCLEKGLYCYQGDIDDGLADYKSNSFDYVILNQTLQSTKKPEYVLAEIMRIGKNAIISFPNFGYYHIRLQLLCKGTMPRNRLLPYDWYESPNIHLLTIRDFLSYCRARHYPVKKQRHFNIGNGGVSLSSAVAANLFAQYGMFVLDGEKFTGAF
- the uvrB gene encoding excinuclease ABC subunit UvrB; its protein translation is MPPFRVISRYRPSGDQERAIDLLSEGIGEGMKYQTLLGVTGSGKTFTMAKVIERVGKPALVLTHNKTLAAQLYREFKEFFPQNAVEYFVSYYDYYQPEAYVASRDLYIEKDASINDEIDRLRLRATSSILTRSDVIVVSSVSCIYGLGSPDDFEKLHVPLRVGDDFGRDELLQRLVAIHYTRNDISFTRGTFRVRGDMVEIYPAYLQESVRVEFFGDEIEAIHRTDPLTGKKIEKVDNTYIYPAKHFVSTGDEMTVTVKMIEEELAGRLASLKSEGRLLEAQRLESRTRYDMEMLLEMGYCSGVENYSRIIGRRGAGEPPPTLLDYFKGNFILFVDESHVTLPQVRGMFEGDRSRKTNLVEYGFRLPSALDNRPLYFEEFERIIDRAVFVSATPADYELSVSSRIVEQVIRPTGLIDPAIEVRPAKNQVDDLIGEVRIRAERNERVLVTTLTKKMSEDLTAYLENAGIRAKYLHSEIETIERVEIIRDLRKGEFDCLVGINLLREGLDIPEVSLVAILDADREGFLRSARSLIQTAGRAARNLGGMVIMYAEKITPSMQTAIDETNRRREMQHRYNVEHNITPASISKEILDIIEREYHSDDEYASYVADYKNAYRTLDPGTLKGLIETIRTDMLEAASNLEFEKAAVLRDQMMEAEKKLILLEKAKK
- the nadC gene encoding carboxylating nicotinate-nucleotide diphosphorylase — its product is MISLPNENDILPIIDAALKEDIGDGDVTSEAIFTGADISTARVISRQDGIFCGGGVVKMVYRRVDPDVRVSLVKSDGERIARGETAFMVSGRTAAVLTGERTALNFAQRMSGIATGAGRAVKLVAGTTIRILDTRKTAPGLRLLDKYAVAAGGGTNHRMGLFDMVMIKDNHIRAAGGIAEAVRRVRMAHGARFKVEVEVTTTSEAREAADAGADIIMLDNMERELMREAIEIIGGRSKIEVSGNMDEGRIRETAELAIDFISIGALTHSVRAFDLSMRFE
- a CDS encoding GNAT family N-acetyltransferase; this encodes MGTIDITTVPVTAIEAVRPLWEKLRFHHLHRSPHFGPYYESLTFEKRIEKFLGDDIDINIDVARDGGTIVGYCISTIDRNGYGEVDSIFIEEEYRLSGTGDRLLGRAIEWLKAGETTEITIVVAAGNEEALPFYRRYGFYPAHTTLKPGRE